From Pseudomonas fluorescens, one genomic window encodes:
- a CDS encoding phospholipase D family protein — protein sequence MRPRHALLCALLVTLISGCATLNVPREASQALPAAESAFGRSIQAQAAEHQGRSGFRLLSDSSEAFAARAELIRNAQRSLDLQYYIVHDGISTRLLVSELLKAADRGVRVRILLDDFTSDGQDQTIATLAAHPQIQIRLFNPLALGRSTGVTRAMGRLFDLSLQHRRMHNKLWLADNSAAIVGGRNIGDEYFDAEPKLNFTDIDLLGIGPVAEQLGHSFDQYWNSALSKPIAEVVSSQPDTGDLARSRERLQASLDETRRQNHALYQQLKTYQTDPRLDLWRSELIWAWNQALWDAPSKVLASGEPDPQLLLTTQLAPEMQRVSKELVMVSAYFVPGPPGLVYLTGRADAGVAVSLLTNSLDATDVPAVHGGYAPYRKALLEHGVRLFELRRQPGDGGGSGPNLFRSSTYRGSDSSLHSKAIIFDGQKAFIGSFNFDPRSVLWNTEVGVLVDSPELAGRVRELALQGMAPTLSYEVRLEDGAVVWVTEDNGQLHTLTREPGNWWRRFNAWLSNTVGLERML from the coding sequence TTGCGCCCACGACACGCCCTCCTCTGTGCGTTACTCGTCACGCTGATCAGCGGCTGCGCCACCCTGAATGTGCCACGCGAGGCCAGCCAGGCATTGCCGGCGGCCGAGTCGGCGTTCGGCCGCTCGATCCAGGCCCAGGCGGCCGAACACCAGGGACGCTCCGGTTTTCGCCTGCTTTCGGACAGCAGCGAAGCCTTCGCTGCCCGGGCCGAGCTGATCCGCAACGCGCAACGCAGTCTCGACTTGCAGTACTACATCGTCCATGACGGCATCAGCACCCGGCTGCTGGTGAGTGAACTGCTCAAGGCTGCCGACCGCGGCGTGCGTGTTCGCATCTTGCTCGACGACTTCACCAGCGATGGCCAGGATCAGACCATCGCCACCCTCGCCGCCCATCCGCAGATCCAGATTCGCCTGTTCAACCCCCTGGCCCTGGGCCGCAGCACCGGTGTCACGCGGGCCATGGGCCGGCTTTTTGATCTGTCGCTGCAACACCGGCGCATGCACAACAAGCTGTGGCTGGCTGACAACAGCGCGGCGATTGTCGGCGGGCGCAATATTGGCGACGAATACTTCGATGCCGAGCCCAAGCTCAACTTCACCGATATCGATTTGCTGGGGATCGGCCCGGTCGCTGAACAGCTCGGGCACAGCTTCGATCAATACTGGAACAGCGCCTTGAGCAAGCCCATTGCCGAAGTCGTCTCCAGTCAGCCCGACACCGGCGACCTGGCCAGGAGCCGCGAACGGCTGCAGGCGTCCCTCGACGAGACCCGCCGACAGAACCATGCGCTTTACCAGCAACTGAAGACCTACCAGACCGATCCGCGCCTGGACCTCTGGCGAAGCGAGCTGATCTGGGCCTGGAACCAGGCGTTGTGGGACGCGCCGAGTAAAGTCCTGGCCAGCGGCGAGCCCGATCCGCAGCTGTTGCTGACCACCCAACTGGCACCCGAGATGCAACGCGTCAGCAAGGAACTGGTGATGGTCTCCGCCTACTTCGTGCCCGGCCCGCCTGGCCTGGTCTACCTGACCGGACGCGCGGATGCCGGGGTAGCGGTCAGCCTGCTGACCAACTCTCTCGATGCCACCGACGTGCCCGCGGTCCACGGCGGCTACGCGCCCTACCGCAAAGCCTTGCTGGAGCACGGTGTGCGCCTGTTTGAATTGCGCCGGCAGCCGGGCGACGGCGGTGGTAGCGGTCCGAACCTGTTCCGCAGCTCAACCTATCGCGGCTCCGATTCCAGCCTGCACAGCAAGGCGATCATCTTCGACGGGCAAAAGGCATTCATCGGCTCGTTCAATTTCGATCCGCGTTCGGTGCTGTGGAACACCGAGGTCGGGGTTCTGGTCGACAGCCCGGAACTGGCCGGGCGGGTGCGCGAACTGGCCTTGCAAGGCATGGCGCCGACCTTGAGCTACGAAGTGCGACTGGAGGACGGCGCGGTGGTCTGGGTCACTGAAGACAATGGTCAACTGCATACCCTGACGCGTGAGCCAGGCAATTGGTGGCGACGTTTCAATGCCTGGCTCAGCAACACTGTGGGTCTGGAGCGCATGCTTTAG
- a CDS encoding MFS transporter — protein MRWGTYFAVLASVLSVGLALGVSMPLVSFRLESWGYGSFAIGVMAAMPAVGVLLGAKVSSRLAARLGTANLMRLCLWAGALSIGLLALLPSYPVWLLLRLMIGVILTIVFILGESWINQLVVEQWRGRLVALYGCSYALSQLAGPLLLGVLGTANDMGFWVGVALLMISPLVLLGRSGAPSSEAMSVTFRDLLGFCRGLPAIAWGVSLFAAFEAMILTLLPVYCLQQGFTEQVALAMVSTVVVGDALLQLPIGALADYLSRRALFTGCAVILMLSSLAIPMLLDTLLIWPLWVLFGASAGGLFTLSLILIGERYRDDALVRANAHVAQLWGIGCLIGPLAAGAGSQWVSGHALPLLMAAGAFGLVILLVRQGAFGEAQPA, from the coding sequence ATGCGTTGGGGCACCTATTTCGCCGTTTTGGCGTCAGTCCTTAGTGTCGGCCTGGCCCTGGGCGTTAGCATGCCGCTGGTGTCTTTCCGCCTGGAAAGCTGGGGCTATGGCTCGTTTGCGATCGGGGTCATGGCGGCCATGCCGGCGGTGGGGGTGCTGCTGGGGGCGAAAGTCTCCAGTCGCTTGGCAGCCCGGCTGGGCACTGCCAACCTGATGCGCCTGTGTTTGTGGGCCGGCGCGCTGTCCATCGGCTTGCTGGCACTGCTGCCCAGCTACCCGGTGTGGCTGCTGCTACGGCTGATGATTGGGGTCATCCTGACCATCGTGTTCATTCTCGGTGAAAGCTGGATCAATCAATTGGTGGTCGAGCAATGGCGCGGCCGCCTGGTAGCGCTGTATGGCTGCAGTTACGCCTTGAGCCAATTGGCCGGTCCGCTGTTGCTGGGGGTGTTGGGCACTGCCAACGATATGGGGTTCTGGGTCGGCGTCGCGTTGCTGATGATTTCACCGTTGGTGCTGTTGGGGCGCAGCGGTGCACCGAGCAGTGAGGCGATGAGCGTGACTTTCAGGGACTTGCTGGGATTTTGCCGCGGCCTGCCAGCGATTGCCTGGGGGGTGTCGTTATTCGCGGCCTTCGAGGCGATGATTCTTACTTTGTTGCCGGTATATTGCCTGCAACAGGGGTTCACTGAGCAAGTCGCCCTGGCGATGGTCAGCACAGTGGTCGTAGGGGATGCATTGCTGCAGTTGCCAATTGGTGCCTTGGCGGACTATCTGTCGCGACGCGCCTTGTTCACCGGCTGTGCGGTGATCCTCATGCTCTCGAGCCTGGCGATTCCGATGCTGCTCGATACTCTGCTGATCTGGCCGCTGTGGGTATTGTTCGGGGCCAGCGCCGGCGGGCTGTTCACCTTGTCGCTGATCCTGATTGGCGAGCGTTACCGTGACGATGCCCTGGTGCGTGCCAACGCCCATGTCGCACAACTGTGGGGTATCGGTTGCCTGATCGGGCCGCTCGCTGCGGGCGCTGGCAGCCAGTGGGTCAGCGGCCACGCCTTGCCGCTGTTGATGGCGGCGGGGGCCTTTGGTCTGGTGATCCTGCTAGTGCGTCAGGGCGCGTTTGGTGAGGCGCAGCCGGCCTGA
- a CDS encoding aldehyde dehydrogenase, with protein MTTLTRADWEQRARDLKIEGRAYINGEYTDAVSSETFECISPVDGRLLGKIASCDAADAQRAVENARATFNSGVWSRLAPAKRKSTMIRFAGLLKQHAEELALLETLDMGKPISDSLYIDVPGAAQALSWSGEAIDKIYDEVAATPHDQLGLVTREPVGVVGAIVPWNFPLMMACWKLGPALSTGNSVILKPSEKSPLTAIRIAALAVEAGIPKGVLNVLPGYGHTVGKALALHMDVDTLVFTGSTKIAKQLMVYSGESNMKRVWLEAGGKSPNIVFADAPDLQAAAESAAGAIAFNQGEVCTAGSRLLVERSIKDKFLPLVIEALKTWKPGNPLDPSTTVGALVDTQQMNTVLSYIESGHSDGAKLVAGGKRILEETGGTYVEPTIFDGVSNAMKIAQEEIFGPVLSVITFDSAEEAVAIANDTPYGLAAAVWTQDISKAHLTAKALRAGSVWVNQYDGGDMTAPFGGFKQSGNGRDKSLHAFDKYTELKATWIKL; from the coding sequence ATGACCACCCTGACTCGTGCCGACTGGGAACAACGTGCCCGCGACCTGAAAATCGAAGGCCGCGCCTACATCAATGGCGAATACACCGATGCGGTCTCCAGCGAGACATTCGAGTGCATCAGCCCGGTCGATGGTCGTCTGCTGGGCAAGATCGCCAGCTGTGACGCCGCCGATGCCCAGCGCGCCGTGGAAAACGCTCGCGCCACGTTCAACTCCGGCGTCTGGTCGCGCCTGGCGCCGGCCAAGCGCAAATCCACCATGATCCGTTTTGCCGGCCTGCTCAAGCAGCACGCCGAAGAGCTGGCTTTGCTTGAAACCCTGGACATGGGCAAGCCCATCAGCGACTCCCTGTACATCGACGTTCCCGGCGCAGCCCAGGCGCTGAGCTGGAGCGGCGAGGCCATCGACAAGATCTACGACGAAGTGGCCGCAACCCCTCATGATCAGTTGGGCCTGGTGACCCGCGAGCCGGTAGGCGTGGTTGGCGCCATCGTGCCGTGGAACTTCCCGTTGATGATGGCGTGCTGGAAGCTGGGTCCGGCGCTGTCCACCGGTAACTCGGTGATCCTCAAACCGTCCGAAAAATCGCCGCTGACCGCCATCCGTATCGCCGCACTGGCTGTCGAAGCGGGCATCCCGAAAGGCGTGCTCAACGTGCTGCCAGGCTACGGTCACACCGTCGGCAAGGCGCTCGCCCTGCACATGGACGTCGATACCCTGGTATTCACCGGTTCGACCAAGATCGCCAAGCAACTGATGGTCTATTCCGGTGAGTCGAACATGAAGCGGGTGTGGCTGGAAGCCGGTGGCAAAAGCCCGAACATCGTGTTCGCCGATGCGCCGGACCTGCAAGCCGCTGCCGAGTCCGCAGCCGGCGCCATCGCGTTCAACCAGGGCGAGGTGTGCACCGCCGGTTCGCGCCTGCTGGTGGAGCGTTCGATCAAGGACAAATTCCTGCCGCTGGTGATCGAGGCGCTGAAAACCTGGAAGCCGGGCAATCCGCTGGATCCGTCCACTACCGTGGGTGCGCTGGTCGATACCCAGCAAATGAATACCGTCCTGTCCTACATCGAGTCCGGGCACAGCGATGGCGCCAAACTGGTTGCCGGCGGCAAGCGTATCCTCGAGGAAACCGGTGGTACCTACGTCGAGCCGACCATTTTCGACGGCGTGAGCAACGCGATGAAAATCGCCCAGGAAGAAATCTTCGGCCCAGTGCTGTCGGTGATTACTTTCGACAGCGCCGAAGAAGCCGTTGCGATCGCCAACGACACTCCTTACGGCCTGGCCGCAGCGGTATGGACTCAGGACATCTCCAAGGCACACCTGACCGCCAAGGCCCTGCGCGCCGGTAGCGTGTGGGTCAACCAGTACGATGGCGGCGACATGACCGCACCGTTCGGCGGCTTCAAGCAGTCGGGCAACGGCCGTGACAAGTCGCTGCACGCGTTCGACAAGTACACCGAACTGAAGGCGACCTGGATCAAGCTGTAA
- a CDS encoding cupin domain-containing protein: protein MSIQDIVDFSQATTAAERYRPDPAKVLKGDPEQTVFNHYNSPCGQLNAGVWEGAVGQWTVNFTEHEYCEIVQGVSVLRDQDGNAKTLRVGDRFVIPAGFKGTWEVLEHCRKIYVAFEAKA from the coding sequence ATGAGCATCCAGGACATCGTCGACTTCAGCCAAGCCACCACTGCCGCCGAGCGCTATCGCCCGGATCCGGCCAAAGTCCTCAAGGGCGATCCGGAGCAGACCGTCTTCAACCATTACAACAGCCCTTGTGGGCAGTTGAACGCCGGGGTGTGGGAGGGTGCGGTCGGCCAATGGACGGTGAATTTCACCGAGCATGAATACTGCGAAATCGTCCAGGGCGTTTCTGTTCTGCGCGACCAGGACGGCAATGCGAAGACCCTGCGCGTTGGCGATCGGTTTGTCATCCCCGCCGGCTTCAAAGGCACCTGGGAAGTGCTGGAACACTGCCGCAAGATCTATGTGGCGTTTGAGGCAAAAGCCTAA
- a CDS encoding I78 family peptidase inhibitor: protein MTNEQALQALQHLIGQPYTTSVKATVSQLTGRDRVVGAGEVATKEMDAARIHIVANASGNIEAFRFG, encoded by the coding sequence ATGACCAACGAACAAGCACTGCAAGCACTGCAACACCTGATCGGCCAGCCTTACACCACTTCCGTGAAGGCTACTGTCAGCCAACTGACCGGCCGTGACCGCGTTGTAGGTGCCGGCGAAGTCGCGACCAAAGAGATGGATGCTGCGCGCATTCATATCGTTGCCAATGCCAGCGGCAACATTGAAGCATTCCGCTTCGGTTGA
- a CDS encoding I78 family peptidase inhibitor: MPDTQDLCDVSIAQYTVGQTFTPQLLEEVRARANGAPVRVTGPRYASDRKRVPNRISLLTNADRVIVSIQCG; encoded by the coding sequence ATGCCTGATACACAAGACCTGTGCGATGTTTCGATCGCCCAATACACAGTAGGCCAGACGTTCACCCCGCAACTGCTCGAAGAGGTTCGCGCCAGGGCCAATGGCGCACCGGTAAGGGTCACCGGCCCGCGCTATGCCTCGGATCGCAAGCGAGTGCCGAATCGCATCAGCCTGCTGACCAATGCCGACAGAGTCATCGTCAGCATTCAGTGCGGTTGA
- the rpmG gene encoding 50S ribosomal protein L33 — translation MRELIRLISSAGTGHFYTTDKNKRTTPDKIEIKKYDPVVRKHVIYKEGKIK, via the coding sequence ATGCGTGAATTGATTCGTTTGATCTCGAGCGCCGGTACTGGTCACTTCTACACTACCGACAAGAACAAGCGTACTACCCCGGACAAAATCGAGATCAAGAAATATGATCCGGTTGTTCGCAAGCACGTGATCTACAAGGAAGGCAAAATCAAGTAA
- the rpmB gene encoding 50S ribosomal protein L28, protein MSRVCQVTGKGPVTGNNISHANNKTRRRFLPNLQHHRFWVEEEKRFVRLRVSAKGMRIIDKRGISVVLAELRRDGKV, encoded by the coding sequence ATGTCTAGAGTATGTCAAGTTACCGGTAAGGGTCCGGTAACCGGGAATAACATTTCCCACGCAAACAACAAAACCCGTCGTCGTTTCCTGCCGAACCTGCAGCATCACCGCTTTTGGGTTGAAGAAGAGAAACGTTTCGTGCGTCTGCGCGTATCCGCCAAAGGCATGCGTATCATCGACAAGCGCGGCATCAGCGTCGTGCTGGCCGAACTTCGTCGCGATGGCAAGGTTTAA